From the Triplophysa rosa unplaced genomic scaffold, Trosa_1v2 scaffold172_ERROPOS920077+, whole genome shotgun sequence genome, one window contains:
- the fam167ab gene encoding protein FAM167A produces MDANSIPQIIIEDYDGLEVAPDDHLRTLKALTEKLRLETRRPSYLEWKARVEVQKAQNSKGLAISEGSSELERSAGTKPNGKPQMNIQICEVTAGKGLSTKSLGEFGNIDEALIWLRKELMEMRIQDQQLARQLMRLRGDINKLKVEQTCHLHRRMLNDATFGLEERDELSDLLCDGPVTPGFGLSSPLRLIGVTKMNINSRRFSLC; encoded by the exons ATGGATGCAAACTCAATACCTCAGATCATTATAGAGGATTACGATGGTCTTGAGGTGGCCCCGGATGATCACTTGAGAACTTTGAAAGCACTGACTGAGAAGCTGAGACTTGAAACCAGAAGGCCATCTTATCTTGAGTGGAAGGCACGGGTAGAAGTTCAAAAAGCTCAAAACTCCAAAGGTTTAGCAATTTCAGAAGGGTCATCAGAGCTAGAGAGAAGTGCTGGGACGAAACCCAATGGAAAACCTCAGATGAATATCCAGATTTGTGAAGTGACTGCAGGAAAGGGTCTGAGTACTAAAAGCCTTGGAGAATTCGGAAATATTGACGAAGCTCTTATTTGGCTTCGAAAGGAGCTG ATGGAGATGCGTATTCAGGACCAGCAGTTGGCCCGCCAGCTCATGCGACTGCGTGGTGACATCAATAAACTCAAAGTCGAGCAGACATGTCACCTGCATCGGCGCATGCTAAATGATGCCACATTTGGCCTTGAGGAACGCGATGAGCTGTCAGATCTTTTGTGCGATGGACCCGTCACTCCAGGATTTGGCCTCTCTTCGCCACTTCGTCTCATTGGTGTTACAAAGATGAACATCAACTCGAGACGCTTTTCTCTTTGCTAA
- the eif5 gene encoding eukaryotic translation initiation factor 5 yields the protein MSLNVNRSVSDQFYRYKMPRIIAKVEGKGNGIKTVIVNMVDVAKALNRPPTYPTKFFGCELGAQTQFDSKNDRYIVNGSHEANKLQDMLDGFIRKFVLCPECDNPETDLHINPKKQTIGNSCKACGYRGMLDTRHKLCTFILKNPPENESGSVKKEKEKKNRKKDKENGSSGGEAGNHNDIDAPDAVDGDDDDEDWAEDTTEEAQRRRMEEISEHAKGLTLSEDLEKTLEERVNIFYNFVKQKKDSGAIDSADKDILAEAERLDVKAMGPLILSELLFDENIREQIKKYKRHFLRFCHNNKKAQKYLLGGFECLVKLHQSQLLPRVSIILKDLYDADLLEEDVILAWAEKVSKKYVSKELAKEIHAKAEPFVKWLKEAEEESEGSAEEDEDDEDNVEVVYSSSARELKMETTKPAKSEQEEDDIDIDAI from the exons ATGTCCCTCAATGTCAACCGCAGCGTGTCAGATCAGTTCTACCGCTATAAAATGCCCCGTATCATTGCTAAG GTGGAAGGCAAGGGGAATGGAATTAAGACCGTCATAGTCAACATGGTTGATGTTGCCAAGGCTCTAAACAGGCCTCCGACAT ATCCTACCAAATTCTTTGGTTGTGAATTGGGAGCCCAGACCCAGTTTGATTCCAAGAATGACCGCTACATCGTCAATGGATCTCACGAGGCAAACAAACTCCAAGACATGCTGGATGGATTCATTCGCAAGTTTGTGCTGTGTCCTGAGTGTGACAATCCAGAAACTGATTTG CACATTAATCCCAAGAAGCAGACCATTGGAAACTCCTGCAAGGCCTGTGGCTACCGAGGCATGTTGGACACCAGACACAAACTCTGCACCTTCATTCTAAAGAATCCACCTG AGAATGAAAGTGGATCTGTGAAAAAAGAGAAGGAAAAGAAGAATCGTAAGAAGGACAAAGAGAACGGCTCAAGCGGTGGAGAGGCTGGGAACCATAATGACATTGATGCCCCTGACGCTGTG GATGGtgacgatgatgatgaagacTGGGCGGAGGATACCACAGAGGAGGCACAGCGTCGTAGGATGGAGGAGATCAGCGAACACGCTAAGGGTCTCACGCTCAGCGAAGACCTGGAGAAGACACTCGAGGAGAGGGTCAACATATTTTACAACTTTGTGAAG CAAAAGAAGGATAGCGGAGCAATTGACTCTGCAGACAAAGACATTTTGGCTGAGGCTGAAAGGCTGGATGTGAAGGCCATGGGTCCTCTGATTTTGAGCGAGCTGCTCTTTGATGAGAACATTCGTGAACAGATCAAGAAGTACAAGCGTCACTTCCTCAGA TTTTGCCACAACAATAAGAAGGCTCAGAAATATCTGCTGGGTGGATTTGAATGCCTGGTGAAGCTGCATCAGAGTCAACTACTGCCCAGAGTTTCCATTATACTCAAAGACCTGTATGACGCAGACCTGCTGGAGGAAGATGTCATACTTGCATGGGCTGAAAAG GTATCCAAGAAATATGTCTCCAAGGAGTTGGCTAAGGAGATTCATGCCAAGGCTGAGCCCTTTGTTAAATGGCTCAAGGAGGCAGAGGAAGAGAGTGAGGGCAGTGCGGAagaggatgaagatgatgagGACAATGTTGAG GTGGTATATTCTTCCTCCGCCCGTGAGCTGAAAATGGAGACCACAAAACCTGCGAAGTCGGAGCAAGAAGAGGATGACATTGATATTGATGCCAtttaa
- the enpp5 gene encoding ectonucleotide pyrophosphatase/phosphodiesterase family member 5 produces MPDLLVIRSCFLCFLLVLLTLSSSQQEEESKLLLVSFDGFRWDYVNRVPTPNFHALMEEGIQVEQVVNTYITKTYPDHYSLVTGLHAETHGIVANEMYDPIRNRSFSMEGPEVYDAWWWEEAVPLWVTNQKAGRKSGAAMWPGSDVAIGGTYPTHYLMYNASMPFERRVEKLIDWFSGPDAINFGVLYWEEPDESGHNLGPESPLMDVVIADIDEKLGFLRDKLKAAGLYEKVNLIVTSDHGMTQLSHDKIIELDTYVSRDLYTWIDKSPVVGILPKEGKLEEVYNLLKNANPNMVVYKKEEIPDHYHYRHNVRIMPLIIEVKEGWTVMQNRNGSFMLGNHGYNNSLPSMHPVFVARGPAFLRDYTKASMNSVDLYPLMCDILGLKPLPNNGSLSNVQELLLETSTPKPLVAPVPREPSYAWAVGSILGTTLVVGFLFIFVKQVTQRQLPPLHLSNSEITQPLL; encoded by the exons ATGCCAGACCTCCTTGTGATTAGGAGTTGCTTCCTGTGTTTCTTATTAGTCTTGTTAACGCTATCTAGCTCACAGCAGGAAGAGGAGAGCAAGCTGTTACTGGTGTCCTTTGATGGCTTCCGGTGGGATTATGTGAATCGGGTGCCCACACCAAATTTCCATGCACTGATGGAAGAGGGCATACAGGTGGAACAAGTAGTGAACACCTACATCACCAAGACCTACCCTGACCACTACTCCTTAGTGACGGGATTGCACGCTGAAACCCATGGCATTGTCGCCAACGAAATGTATGACCCGATTCGTAACCGGTCATTTTCCATGGAGGGGCCTGAAGTGTATGATGCTTGGTGGTGGGAGGAGGCTGTGCCGTTGTGGGTGACCAATCAAAAGGCAGGGCGGAAGAGCGGAGCTGCCATGTGGCCGGGGTCGGATGTAGCGATTGGTGGAACGTACCCGACGCATTACTTGATGTATAATGCATCAATGCCCTTTGAGAGGCGAGTTGAGAAACTAATTGACTGGTTCTCAGGGCCAGATGCCATCAATTTTGGTGTCTTATATTGGGAGGAGCCGGATGAGAGCGGCCATAATTTGGGGCCGGAGAGTCCACTAATGGATGTCGTCATTGCAGATATTGATGAGAAGTTGGGATTCCTCAGGGACAAGCTCAAAGCAGCTGGCCTTTATGAGAAAGTCAATCTTATTGTCACAAGTGATCATGGAATGACACAGCTGTCACATGATAAGATTATTGAGCTGGACACATATGTTAGTCGAGATCTTTACACTTGGATTGACAAGAGCCCTGTAGTTGGCATTTTGCCCAAAGAAG GCAAACTGGAAGAGGTCTACAATTTATTGAAGAACGCCAATCCTAACATGGTTGTGTATAAGAAAGAGGAGATCCCAGATCATTACCACTACAGACACAACGTCAGGATAATGCCTCTCATCATAGAGGTCAAAGAGGGATGGACAGTCATGCAGAACAGAAATGGATCTTTTATGT TGGGAAACCATGGTTATAACAACAgccttcccagcatgcacccTGTTTTTGTTGCCCGCGGACCCGCTTTCCTTCGGGATTACACCAAGGCCTCCATGAACTCTGTGGACCTCTATCCTCTCATGTGCGACATTCTTGGTCTCAAGCCCTTGCCCAATAATGGTTCTCTGTCAAACGTGCAAGAACTTTTATTGGAGACCTCAACCCCAAAGCCATTAGTAGCACCCGTGCCAAGGGAGCCTTCATACGCCTGGGCGGTGGGATCCATCCTTGGCACCACCCTTGTGGTTGGGTTTCTCTTTATCTTTGTGAAGCAGGTGACACAAAGGCAGCTCCCCCCTCTGCATCTGTCCAACAGTGAGATAACACAGCCCTTACTGTAG